Proteins from one Scylla paramamosain isolate STU-SP2022 chromosome 3, ASM3559412v1, whole genome shotgun sequence genomic window:
- the LOC135088794 gene encoding uncharacterized protein LOC135088794: MDARAPTSPYGHLHSQARKVIFNVNRYFLEEKANGAPILPPSHALTRTAMATKTSERTVRRICSAHNQMLNTEAEPDTPTFRSPKKKHRAAPVTDFDDFDKRLLRRTVLAFYERKEIPTIYKIKEELREQIGYSGCENSLRKVLLKIGFKFAEVDGRKFLMERNDVLAARTKFLREMRQLKQSDHTFVYLDETWVNQNCTVGKCWTDTSSKEATGVKPPTEKGARLIILHAGTKHGFINNGELFFQAKNDGDYHNQMNSTVFEEWFRMQLLPNIPPNSVIVMDNASYHSRQVEKLPTSSWRKADIKNWLKLKGITVSDDLSKAELYELAKNSRVAKKRYVVDEVATEAGHIVVRLPPYHCQYNPIELVWAQVKSYIAKRNNFKMADLKPLVKEAMRAVTPENWKQAVKHAEQLQEHDTNQDRAVEINGSELQKKD, from the exons ATGGATGCCCGTGCCCCAACCTCGCCATATGGCCACCTTCATAGCCAAGCCAGGAAAGTCATTTTTAATGTTAATAGGTACTTCTTGGAAGAAAAAGCCAACGGAGCTCCTATACTCCCACCTTCACATGCACTTACAAGAACTGCTATGGCCACCAAAACCAGCGAAAGAACTGTACGAAGGATTTGTTCTGCACACAATCAAATGTTGAACACGGAAGCTGAACCAGACACACCAACCTTCCGCTCACCAAAGAAGAAACATCGTGCTGCACCTGTTACTGACTTTGATGACTTTGATAAGCGCTTATTAAGAAGAACTGTACTGGCGTtttatgagaggaaggaaattccAACTATTtacaagataaaagaagaactCCGTGAACAAATCGGCTACAGTGGCTGCGAAAATTCCCTTCGCAAGGTTCTCCTGAAAATAGGATTCAAATTTGCGGAGGTTGATGGCCGCAAATTCCTGATGGAGAGAAATGATGTCCTTGCAGCTCGCACTAAGTTTTTAAGGGAAATGCGGCAGCTTAAACAGTCAGACCACACTTTTGTTTACCTCGATGAAACTTGGGTTAACCAAAACTGCACAGTTGGGAAGTGTTGGACTGATACTTCATCAAAAGAAGCAACAGGAGTCAAACCGCCGACTGAAAAAGGAGCACGACTTATTATTCTTCATGCTGGAACAAAACACGGTTTTATCAACAATGGTGAGCTGTTTTTCCAAGCAAAAAATGATGGTGATTACCATAATCAAATGAATTCAACAGTTTTTGAAGAATGGTTTCGCATGCAGCTACTACCGAACATTCCACCAAACTCTGTCATTGTGATGGATAATGCATCGTACCACAGCAGACAAGTAGAAAAATTGCCAACATCATCATGGAGAAAAGCAGACATCAAGAACTGGCTCAAGTTAAAAGGAATTACAGTCAGTGATGATTTGTCAAAAGCAGAGTTATATGAACTGGCAAAAAATTCCCGTGTGGCAAAGAAGAGGTATGTTGTAGATGAAGTTGCTACAGAGGCAGGACACATCGTCGTGAGGTTGCCGCCCTACCACTGTCAATATAACCCCATAGAGTTGGTTTGGGCCCAGGTGAAGTCATACATAGCCAAAAGGAACAATTTCAAAATGGCTGACCTCAAACCCCTGGTGAAAGAAGCTATGCGTGCCGTCACACCAGAGAACTGGAAGCAAGCAGTGAAGCACGCCGAACAACTCCAAGAACATGACACAAATCAAGACCGAGCAGTTGAAAT aaaTGGTTCGGAACTACAAAAGAAAGACTGA